The nucleotide window TCATGTCATACCGTAGGCCTACATGGAGTACACACGCCAGGAGACCATGGCGTGGCATCAGAGGCTTTATGAACACCAAGTGCAGAGGGATAGCCAGATGCAGCAGGCTTTTCAGGATATGGCGGCCGGCAGGTGTCCTCAGTTCCCTCCAGCACAATGCCCTCCAGCACAACCAGTGCTGATGAGCTTTGAGGAGTTTGTGGCACAGAACGCTGGCCCCTCGCCGGTTAGTTCATCCCCAATCTATTCACCCAAAGCATGTCATGCCTTTCAACACAGTCATATATCCCGTGCATATGTCTTTTCAACATCCAGGGAACAGGTGGATCTACCGTTGGCGGTGGTCTTCGCAGCACTCCGGAGACACGGAGCCCGACCACTCCGAtccacggaggcggaggcggaggcggaggaggaggcggtctTGGCGGTAGCGCTGCCGGTAGCAGTGACGACCTGGGCTTCGGCGGTCTTGGCGGTGACGACCTCCGTGGTGCTCGACGTCCTGGCGCTTAAGCCTTTGGGTCACATTGTGGCGGTCTTGGTGGTGATGATACTTATATGCTTGTGATGTTTCTTATTGTTGTTTGTGAGATTCTTATGCTTGGTGGTGATGATACTTATATGTTTATGCTTTGCGATGCTTCTTATGATGTGTGATGATGAATTTGTTGTGTGATGCTGCTGGGCCAGCTGTTATGTGATGCATATATTTGTTGTGTGATGCTGTATATATTCAAATGAATTGAGCTGaaacaaaacagaaaaaagaaaaaaaacagacaGACCAGTGGCTGCCACGTGGCaggtctatgccgacggcttagccgtcggcatagtttcaAACTAATCCGACGGCTAAGTCGTCGGCACAGGCCTGCTCCAGGAGCTCGCAGTGGCTGCCACGTGGCAGGTCTATGCCGACGgtctagccgtcggcatagattcaACCTAAGCCGacagctatgccgacggccaggccgtcggcaCAGACCTGCCACGTGGCGAGCAAGCTTTCGTCAGCACTTGACGGCGGTCGCCGTTAGGCGATAACGTTGCCGACGGcaggggccgtcggcatagatgtacGGACACCGTCGGGATagggcctatgccgacggcctttcTATGCCGACGGCATTCCTGGCTACGCCGACGGATATGTTGCCGACGGTCCTATGCCGACGGgtgccgtcggcataggcctgtcCCGACGGCCATTCAGGgatatgccgacggccctggccgtcggcataggatGCGATTCCCGTAGTGTAAGGGCATCTACAATGCGGGCGCTTAGAGCGGAGGTCAGGATTATTTTTCAGGCCGTTACGTACAAATCCTCCTCGAGTCCAGGAAATAAGCTAGCGTCGACGCAAAAGCTATGGCCGGGCGCTCCAGCCTTTTTTTTCCCAAGCTAGCGGTCGTTCCCTTCATTTTTTTAATCGTGTAGCGCCTGGACTTTGCTGTTTGGGTTGGAGGCAGAGACCCCACTGCAAATGCCAAGACAAAAtacattttttttattttcttccAAGCGCCTATTCAAGCACTTGGCATTGTAGATGCCTTAAGCACACGGTAGCAAACTGCAACGTGACGGCCGTCAAACAGGACAACACAAGGAGGCCCACCAATCACGCGCGTGCAGATCGCAGTCTATCCAGAAGCGCCCATCAAAATCACAAGAAAAGACAAATGCGGTCAAACCGACATGCCAAAAACTAAGCGAAGACAAATAGAATGTCCCGAATCCATGTGGATT belongs to Triticum urartu cultivar G1812 chromosome 7, Tu2.1, whole genome shotgun sequence and includes:
- the LOC125523937 gene encoding acanthoscurrin-1-like — protein: MEYTRQETMAWHQRLYEHQVQRDSQMQQAFQDMAAGRCPQFPPAQCPPAQPVLMSFEEFVAQNAGPSPGTGGSTVGGGLRSTPETRSPTTPIHGGGGGGGGGGGLGGSAAGSSDDLGFGGLGGDDLRGARRPGA